Proteins encoded in a region of the Nonomuraea helvata genome:
- a CDS encoding DinB family protein yields MTDTTTPPSTLDTERGDLLAALATARSALTNTVRELGDERLGERPTVSALCLGGLIKHVASMEESWLRFVLEGPSAMRHDLPDGVTWADLAAGTAREIPQWAIDHQNDFLMLPGETSAGILARYEQVAARTEEIIATVPDLSATHPLPEAPWNEPGAVRSVRQVLLHLIAETAQHAGHADILRETLDGQKST; encoded by the coding sequence GTGACCGACACCACCACGCCCCCCTCGACCCTCGACACCGAGCGGGGCGACCTGCTCGCCGCGCTCGCGACCGCGCGCTCAGCCCTGACCAACACCGTCCGGGAGCTCGGCGACGAGCGACTCGGCGAGCGCCCGACGGTCAGCGCGCTGTGCCTCGGCGGGCTGATCAAGCACGTCGCCTCCATGGAGGAGAGCTGGCTGCGCTTCGTCCTGGAGGGCCCGTCGGCGATGCGCCACGACCTGCCGGACGGTGTCACCTGGGCCGACCTCGCGGCCGGCACCGCACGGGAGATCCCGCAGTGGGCGATCGACCACCAGAACGACTTCCTGATGCTGCCCGGCGAGACGTCGGCCGGGATCCTGGCCCGCTACGAGCAGGTCGCCGCCCGTACCGAGGAGATCATCGCCACCGTGCCCGACCTGTCGGCGACACACCCGCTGCCGGAGGCGCCCTGGAACGAGCCGGGAGCGGTGCGCAGCGTGCGCCAGGTGCTGCTGCACCTCATCGCCGAGACCGCCCAGCACGCGGGGCACGCCGACATCCTGCGCGAGACGCTCGACGGCCAGAAATCA
- a CDS encoding helix-turn-helix transcriptional regulator — translation MPKTSARLLALLSLLQTRRDWPGALLAERLDISPRTVRRDVDRLRELGYPIVAFKGPDGGYRLEAGTELPPLLFDDEQAVALAIALQIATTTGAGIEEAAARALNTVRQVMPARLRHRIDTLQVTAVERPAARPDPQVDSGVLMALSAAVHAREVLRFDYTPEYPDDQATQTPPRRVQPHHLVAWGGRWYLVAWDLDREDWRTFRADRIVPRTPTGPRFTPRELPGGGVATFVTGRFRGSDGSGDWPCRGEVILDLPASAVSRFTRDGVVEELGPDRCRLVLGSWSWPGLAAAIGRFDADIEVVGPAELKDAFAHLARRYADAAAGAPATPPPAR, via the coding sequence ATGCCGAAGACCTCAGCGCGACTGCTGGCGTTGCTCTCGCTGCTCCAGACGCGCCGCGACTGGCCGGGGGCGCTGCTGGCCGAGCGGCTGGACATCAGCCCGCGCACCGTGCGCCGCGACGTCGACCGCCTGCGCGAGCTCGGCTATCCCATCGTGGCCTTCAAGGGACCCGACGGTGGCTACCGGCTCGAGGCCGGCACGGAGCTGCCTCCGTTGCTGTTCGACGACGAGCAGGCCGTCGCTCTGGCCATCGCACTCCAGATCGCCACCACCACCGGTGCCGGCATCGAGGAAGCCGCGGCGCGCGCGCTGAACACCGTCCGGCAGGTCATGCCCGCACGGCTGCGCCACCGGATCGACACTCTCCAGGTCACCGCCGTCGAGCGGCCGGCAGCGAGACCGGACCCACAGGTCGACAGCGGCGTGCTGATGGCACTCAGCGCGGCTGTCCACGCCCGCGAGGTGCTGCGCTTCGACTACACCCCCGAATACCCGGACGACCAGGCCACGCAGACCCCGCCGCGCCGGGTGCAGCCGCACCACCTCGTCGCCTGGGGCGGGCGCTGGTACCTCGTCGCCTGGGACCTCGACCGCGAGGACTGGCGTACTTTCCGCGCCGACCGGATCGTCCCGCGCACCCCCACAGGGCCCCGCTTCACCCCGCGCGAGCTGCCCGGAGGCGGGGTGGCCACCTTCGTGACCGGCAGGTTCCGGGGCTCCGACGGCTCCGGCGACTGGCCCTGCCGCGGCGAGGTGATCCTCGACCTGCCCGCCTCCGCCGTGTCCCGCTTCACCCGCGACGGAGTCGTCGAGGAGCTCGGCCCGGACCGCTGCCGGCTCGTCCTGGGCTCGTGGTCATGGCCCGGCCTGGCCGCCGCCATCGGCAGGTTCGACGCCGACATCGAGGTCGTCGGCCCGGCCGAGCTCAAGGACGCCTTCGCGCACCTGGCGCGCCGCTACGCCGACGCCGCGGCCGGCGCACCCGCCACGCCTCCGCCCGCCCGATGA
- a CDS encoding GNAT family N-acetyltransferase has translation MIQLHTLSATEIASDRLLLRKAQGIDREGLIELATDPEVRAYLGGPRPRGDVERYIDAVGAADLTSTPGSFVIADATTDELIGTLALHRRSAERPGHVTEDGAELELSYVLRRSVWGAGLAFEAAAAVLRAAADELPDQPVVVVTQTANRRSLKLAARLGFRQVGTFEEFGAEQALSTADLRSFAT, from the coding sequence ATGATCCAACTGCACACGCTGTCCGCGACGGAAATCGCCTCAGATCGGCTCCTGCTCCGCAAAGCACAGGGCATCGACCGCGAAGGGCTCATCGAGCTCGCCACCGATCCCGAGGTCAGGGCATATCTCGGCGGGCCGAGGCCCCGCGGCGACGTCGAGCGGTACATCGACGCGGTCGGCGCGGCCGACCTGACCTCCACGCCCGGCAGTTTCGTCATCGCGGACGCCACGACCGACGAGCTCATCGGAACGCTGGCCCTCCACCGCCGGTCCGCCGAGCGCCCCGGACACGTCACGGAGGACGGCGCGGAACTGGAGCTGTCCTACGTGCTCAGGCGCAGCGTGTGGGGCGCGGGGCTCGCGTTCGAGGCCGCGGCGGCCGTGCTGCGCGCCGCCGCCGACGAGCTCCCCGACCAGCCGGTCGTGGTCGTGACCCAGACGGCGAACCGGCGTTCGCTGAAGCTCGCCGCCCGCCTCGGCTTCCGCCAGGTCGGCACCTTCGAGGAGTTCGGCGCGGAGCAGGCGCTCAGCACCGCCGACCTGCGTTCGTTCGCCACCTGA
- a CDS encoding glycine--tRNA ligase: MARRTDVMDTIVSLAKRRGLVYPSSEIYGGLRASWDYGPLGVELKNNVKRQWWLSMVQSRDDVVGLDSCVILAPEVWRASGHVDTFTDPLTECLSCHKRFRADHLIEAYEEKNGKSPEGGLADITCPNCGNKGTFTEPRQFSGLLKTYLGPVEDESGLAYLRPETAQGIFINYLNVQQSARRKIPFGIGQIGKSFRNEITPGNFIFRTREFEQMEMEFFVKPGTDEEWHQYWIDERFRWYSDLGINKDNLRLYEHPADKRSHYSTRTVDVEYRFGFAGSEWGELEGIANRTDYDLTAHSKASGVDLSFFEQDTGERYVPYVIEPAAGVDRAALTFLLDAYSEDEAPNAKGVMEKRTVLRLDHRLAPVKAAVLPLSRNADLSPKARDLAAQLRRRWNVEFDDAGAIGRRYRRQDEIGTPFCITVDFDTLEDQAVTIRERDSMAQERISIDGVESYLRQHLND, translated from the coding sequence ATGGCACGACGCACCGACGTCATGGACACCATCGTCAGCCTCGCCAAACGCCGCGGGCTCGTATACCCGTCGAGCGAGATCTACGGCGGACTGCGCGCGTCGTGGGACTACGGTCCACTGGGTGTCGAGCTCAAGAACAACGTCAAGCGGCAGTGGTGGCTGTCGATGGTCCAGTCGCGCGACGACGTGGTGGGCCTCGACTCCTGCGTCATTCTGGCGCCCGAGGTGTGGCGGGCCAGCGGCCACGTCGACACCTTCACCGACCCGCTGACCGAGTGTCTCTCCTGCCACAAGCGCTTCCGCGCCGATCACCTCATCGAGGCGTACGAGGAGAAGAACGGCAAGTCGCCCGAGGGTGGCCTGGCCGACATCACCTGCCCCAACTGCGGCAACAAGGGCACCTTCACCGAGCCCAGGCAGTTCAGCGGTCTGCTCAAGACCTACCTCGGCCCGGTCGAGGACGAGTCGGGCCTGGCCTACCTGCGGCCCGAGACCGCGCAGGGCATCTTCATCAACTACCTCAACGTGCAGCAGTCGGCGCGCAGGAAGATCCCGTTCGGCATCGGCCAGATCGGCAAGTCGTTCCGCAACGAGATCACGCCGGGCAACTTCATCTTCCGCACCCGTGAGTTCGAGCAGATGGAGATGGAGTTCTTCGTCAAGCCGGGCACGGACGAGGAGTGGCACCAGTACTGGATCGACGAGCGCTTCCGCTGGTACTCCGACCTGGGCATCAACAAGGACAACCTGCGCCTCTACGAGCACCCGGCCGACAAGCGCTCCCACTACTCCACGCGCACGGTGGACGTCGAATACCGCTTCGGCTTCGCCGGCTCGGAGTGGGGTGAGCTCGAGGGCATCGCCAACCGCACCGACTACGACCTCACCGCCCACTCCAAGGCTTCGGGCGTCGACCTGAGCTTCTTCGAGCAGGACACGGGCGAGCGTTACGTCCCCTACGTCATCGAGCCGGCGGCCGGTGTCGACCGGGCGGCGCTGACGTTCCTGCTCGACGCCTACAGCGAGGACGAGGCGCCCAACGCCAAGGGCGTCATGGAGAAGCGCACAGTCCTGCGGCTCGACCACCGGCTCGCGCCGGTCAAGGCCGCGGTGCTGCCGCTCTCGCGCAACGCCGACCTGTCGCCGAAGGCCCGCGACCTGGCCGCGCAGCTGCGCCGCCGGTGGAACGTGGAGTTCGACGACGCGGGCGCGATCGGCCGCCGCTACCGCCGCCAGGACGAGATCGGCACGCCGTTCTGCATCACGGTCGACTTCGACACGCTCGAGGACCAGGCGGTCACGATCCGGGAGCGCGACTCGATGGCCCAGGAGCGCATCTCCATCGACGGCGTCGAGTCCTACCTGCGCCAGCACCTGAACGACTAG
- a CDS encoding antibiotic biosynthesis monooxygenase family protein → MLAVIRYTVPESQSQDFVKQGQTILDTLAAQPGYRRGRLARSIDEPNLWALVTEWEGAGFYRRALSAARMALYPLMILMVNEPGAYEDVYLQDGQ, encoded by the coding sequence GTGCTCGCCGTGATCCGATACACCGTTCCTGAGTCCCAGTCCCAAGATTTCGTCAAGCAAGGCCAAACCATCCTCGACACACTCGCCGCCCAGCCGGGCTACCGGCGTGGCAGGCTGGCCCGTTCGATCGATGAGCCCAACCTGTGGGCGCTGGTCACGGAGTGGGAGGGCGCCGGGTTCTACCGCAGGGCCCTGTCGGCTGCGAGGATGGCGCTGTACCCGCTGATGATCCTCATGGTCAACGAACCCGGCGCCTACGAGGACGTCTACCTACAAGACGGGCAGTAA
- a CDS encoding DUF6703 family protein: protein MAPDSKRPLPKGEQFFTPGATGLRKAVEQRSAVPITYLFTQVPRWVAPAVLVILLLAGFAVANPLGGVAVLPVIAFIGWLAYLSWPSLGIGGKVLRVAMLTFLVLLVATRFGAF, encoded by the coding sequence GTGGCCCCTGACAGCAAGCGCCCGCTTCCCAAGGGCGAGCAGTTCTTCACGCCGGGCGCGACCGGCCTGCGCAAGGCCGTCGAGCAGCGCAGCGCCGTGCCGATCACCTATCTGTTCACCCAGGTGCCCCGCTGGGTGGCGCCCGCCGTGCTGGTGATCCTGCTGCTGGCCGGGTTCGCCGTGGCCAACCCGCTGGGCGGCGTGGCCGTGCTGCCGGTGATCGCGTTCATCGGCTGGCTGGCGTACCTGTCGTGGCCGTCGCTGGGGATCGGCGGGAAGGTGCTGCGGGTCGCCATGCTGACCTTCCTGGTGCTGCTTGTCGCGA